The sequence CTGGTAAATTGCCTACAGGGGTTAACGTAACTGCTAATGATGGTAATCAAGTTAAGAGTGGTCCTGCTTCTCCCCAAAAGCATTTTAAATCTAAGTACCAGGGCAGGGTAACTTGCTTTCGTTGTGGGAAAAATGGGCATATAGCTGCTAAGTGTCCTAAAAAGGATTCTGCCATGCTCGTTAATGATAAACAGGTAGTGGATGACGACTTTAAGTGGTTTAAATCTCAAGGTAAAATCAGCACACTTGAAAATTGGCAAGAGTGTCATGATGTCAATGTACTTAGAGATACAGGGTCTTCTCAATCTTTAATTCTAAGGAAAGCCATTCCAGTGGGCAGTAAGTGGTTGAATGAGCATAAGCTTATTAAAGGTGTTGGAAACGAGTGGATATCTTGCCCGGTAgttgaactgtattttttttcagacattgttGCCAGCGAGTCTAAGTTTGCAGTTGTTGATACTCTCCCCATAGCTGAGGTTGATGTTGTTTTGGCAAATGATCTTGCTCAAGGTAAAGTAAGTTGTAATCCGACAGTTTTTGTCAATCCACAGGTGTTAGTACCTAAACCTGAAACGGTGCTTGTGACAACTAGGTCAGGTAAAAGTACCGATTTTGAAGTTGAGCATCCTGATTTGGAAAGTTTGTTTAATGCAGATTCATTGGTTCACGTAAGTAACAATAAATCTATTTCTTCTGAAGAAGTAATGAATTGGAATAGAGATGACTTAGTAAAGGTTCAAAATGAGGACATGgagattaaaaatattaaaattaagttGGAAGAGGGTAAAGGAGTGGATTATGAAGTGGATAATGAAGTTCTTTATAAAGTAATTGTTCCTATTCGAAAACGAGAGGGAAATTTGTTGAAGCATAGGTTAATTGTTGTACCTTCTAAATTCAGAAATGGTATATTAAGAAAAGCTCATGGTGATTTGTTTGCTGGTCACTTGGGTATTACTAAAACCTTTGATAGGGTTAGGAAAAATTTCTATTGGAAAGGTCTGAAAAGAGATGTCAAGAAATATTGTAAGACGTGTCACCAATGCCAAATTTCTGGTAAACCTAATATGGTAATTCCTAAGGCTCCCCTTTCTCCCATTCCTTCCTTAGGGAGAACCATTCGAGCATGTAGTCATTGATGTAGTGGGTCCCTTACCTCGTTCGAAAGTAGGGTCTGAGTATGTACTAACTATCATAGACATTTTAACTAGATATCCCGAGGCTATCCTCTAAAGTCCCAGAAAGCTAGGGTCATTGCCAAACATTTGATCACTTATTTTTCTAGGTTTGGTCTTCCTAAAACCATCCAGTCTGATCGTGGaacaaattttttatcaaaactattGCTGCAGCAGTTTAAGAATTTTGGAATTGAGCATAAACCATCTACTCCATACCATCCAGAGTCACAGGGagttgtggaaaggttccaccaaactttGAAGGCAATGATTCGGAAGATGTGCAATGAAAAGGTTGGTTTGTGGGaagaatatcttctttatttGTTGTTTGCAGTACGCTCAATGCCAAATGAGTCGACAAGTTTTGCTCCCTTCAACTTGGTGTTTGCTCATAAAGTAAGAGGTCCATTAGACTTGTTAAGAGAAGTTTGGGAAGGTAATGGGCCGAGCGAAGTGAATATTGCTGATTTCATTCATGATGGTAAGGCAAGCTTTACGAAAGTGGTGGGAAATAGCAAAGAGTAATTTACTGAAGAGTCAAAGTAAGATGAAGTCTTTGTATGATTTAAAATCTAAGGAAAGAGTCTTTGTTCCTGGAGATAAAGTACTGGTTTTGTCACAGGGtgtaagaggttcgttacagaaTAAGTTTTTGGGACCCTTTGAAGTTCTAAGCAAAGTGAATGATTTGAATTACATTATTAAGCTTCCTGATCGTAATTTGCAATGTCATATTAACATGTTAAAAAAGTACTTTGAGCGAGAGAAAGCAGTGGTTTTGTCTGTTTCAGAGGAGGTTAATTCGAAATGTGTAACTTCGGAGAAAGAATTTGCTTTGCCGGGTAACAATTCTGTTTTGTTACCTAATGTGTGTAGAAGTCCTATCCTGAGTACTAACCAAATTAATGGATTACTGAGTGTTAATGAAGTTTCCCGAGATTGTCAGAGATACACCAGGTAGGACCACTTTATTACAGCATGATGTCGAATTAGAGAGTGAAACGCCAATTAAGCAAGCCCCTTATCGCTTAAATCCTGTTAAGAAAGAATTTgttgaaaaggaaataaactatTTGCTAACTAATAATTTAATTACACCCAGCAGCAGTAGTTGTTGCAAAGGAGAATGGACAAAGTAGATTATGCATTGATTATCGCAAGGTCAACAAAGCAACAAAGGCAGATTCTTTTCCTATTCCGCGTGTTGACGATTGCATTGATAAGGTAGGGAATTCAAAGTTCATTACGAAAATTGATCTCCTAAAAGGATATTACCAGGTCCCTTTGACTAATCGAGCAAAAGAGGTATCGGCATTTGTGACAGCTGATGGTTTGTATCAATTcgaagtgatgccctttggcaTGCGGAACGCCGCTGCCACTTTTCAACGATTAATGGCCATGGTTACTCGgggaataaaaaattgtattgtttatattgatgatataataGTTTATTCTAATGACTTTGAAACCCATCTGTTGATTTTGGAGGAATTGTTAACTGCTCTGTCCAATGCTGGTTTGGTGATTAATCTCAGTAAATCTGTCTTTTGTGAAGCTACTGTAACATTTTTGGGTCATGTAGTTGGGAAAGGTGAAGTACTTCCTAAAGAGGTTAATGTTGCAAAGATTAAAGAATTCCCTGTGCCTTCATCAAAGAAGGAATTGCAAAGATTCTTGGGAATGGCTGGTTTCTACAGCCGTTTCGTTGCTAATTATTCAGATGTTGTTGCACCTTTAACCAACTTGTTGAGAAAGCATTCCAAATTTGTGTGGGATGACAAATGTAAAGAGTCATTTGAAATCGTTAAATGTGTATTGACTTCTTGTCCCGTTCTCAGGGCACCAAACTTTGAACTTCCTTTTAGCCTTGCGGTAGATGCCTCGGATCAAGGGGTAGGTGCTGTTCTGCTGCAGGTGTGTGAGGATGGAGTAAGTCATccgatttcatatttttctaagaaGTTAAACAAGCATCAGGTTAAGTATTCAGTGATAGAAAA is a genomic window of Macrobrachium nipponense isolate FS-2020 chromosome 31, ASM1510439v2, whole genome shotgun sequence containing:
- the LOC135206551 gene encoding uncharacterized protein LOC135206551, encoding MKQLENEQQNVIIKLELARLTGSRSPISGNEDSRMLKYVPKFDESDVVEFFIAFEKVAANFKWSEDRWAFMAQTAFSRKALKAWASLSLEESQDYAKVKEAILRIYEMVPEAYRVKFRDSRKSSNQTFVEFAREMEKHFENWLRSSDVKNIVASESKFAVVDTLPIAEVDVVLANDLAQGKVSCNPTVFVNPQVLVPKPETVLVTTRSGKSTDFEVEHPDLESLFNADSLVHVSNNKSISSEEVMNWNRDDLVKVQNEDMEIKNIKIKLEEGKGVDYEVDNEVLYKVIVPIRKREGNLLKHRLIVVPSKFRNGILRKAHGDLFAGHLGITKTFDRVRKNFYWKGLKRDVKKYCKTCHQCQISGKPNMVIPKAPLSPIPSLGRTIRACSH